tctctactaaaaatacaaaaaattagccaggtgtggtggtgggcgcctgtaatcccagctacttgggaggctgaagcagaagaatcgcttgaaccagggaggcagaagttgcagcatgctgagattataccactgcactccagcctgggcaacaagagtgaaactccatctcaaaaaaaaaaaaaaaaaaattactgtttttcttcTACTGTGACAATGACTCTGGTTTTAAAGAGTCCTTAGTtatcattttagaaatatatacaattactTGAAGATGAAATGATGACTGGGATTGTTCCAAATAAAGGGGTGAAGAAAAGATCATTGTTAAAGACTGGTAATAGGTAATGTGTTCTTTATACTGTTCAATCTTTCTATTCAATTTACTATTCAATTTTATATGTTTGAAAATGtccttatcaattttttttactGACATATTCTACGTTCTTACTGCAAAACTTTCAACCgttacaaaatatacaaagctGCTTTTTtagtcttattctttttttttttttgagacagtctcaatctgttgcccaggctggagtgcagtggtacgatctcagctcactgcaacctccatctctgtctcaaaacaacaacaacaacaacaacaacaaaaccgcATACCTTTCAGAAGCTTTATCGTCTCTTCAGAAACAGGAAAATTGGAGAAGGCTCCTTCTTTCTGTTCACGTGTTAAGGTCTGTAAAAATGAAATCAATGGCCTAaatcatataatttatattcaacTCTTCTTcatttactgtttttaattttgtacaGATTCACTTACAAGGAAACTTAGTGgaacactcttttttttcttttgtttttgagacagggtcccactccgttgcccaggttggagtgcagtggcaccattcacaggtcactgtggcctcaaccgcCGGGCTCAAAtccttcccacttcagccttccaagtagctaggaccacaatcgcacaccaccatgctcacttagttttttatttttcgtagaaacagggtctcaccatgttacccaggctggtctgaaactcctggcctcaagagatcctcttggccaggcgcagtggctcatgcctgtaatctcagcactttgggaggctgaggcaggtggatcacctgaggtcaggagttcaagaccagcctgaccaacatggagaaaccctgtctctactaacaatacaaaattagccaggtgtggtggtgcatgcctgtaatcccagctacccgggaggctgaggcaggagaatcgcttgaacccaggaggtggaggttgtggtgagctgagatcacgccattgcactccagtcagggcaacaacagagaaactccgtctcaaaaaaaaaaagaaagatcctcctgccttggcctcccaaactgctgggattacaagcataagccactatgcccagccaaaaagGTTATTTATTAATCTAAATCATACAGATGTagacaaaattataaagattaaCACAAGCCCATAAACTAAGCTAAAAGAAATTACACAATGAGGAATGTAaaagtttttctgaaaataagttaaaaatttattctaTAGCTTTTGAAAGCTTTTTTTATTTAGGTTGCTAATACAAGAGAAAGTTACTGTAAGCTTGAAGATTTCTTTAACATATATACAGGTTAGCATGATaccatttaacatttattgaaaactcTGTACACTAATGTGCACATAGAACAAAAACAGTGTGTCTACCCAGTAAGTTTTACTGTTCATGTGTTTAAAGAAACACACACTAACAATTTCAAACATGGaattagataaaaaataatttcaaattcaaattgCATGCCATTTAAACAAACCTCAATGCTGCTGTTACctttttttgattaaaaaaaaattacaaaaataaacactgttggccaggcatggtggctcatgcctgtaattccagcacttcgggaggccaaggtggtaggatcacttaagcccaggagttcaagactagcctgggcaacacagtgaaactccgtatctacaaaacacaaacaaacaaaaaatacactgTCATTGTAGAAACTATTGAAACTGGTAAGGCCCAGGggtttatgtctgtaatcccggcacttcaggaggccaaggctcacgcaatcctcccatctcagcattccaaagtgctagtattacaggcatgagccactgccgcTAGCCACCAGACCAGTATTCTAATAATGCTCCATTTCTTTTAGTTGGTATTCCAATCTGTTTCCAAATCTCTGGTTATCTTTCATAGTTAAAGGGCCGTCAACACATATTTCTGGAGAATTTACAATGTGAAAGCCACCAATTTACAACAATATAGTGAAACATAAGGATGGACAAAGATTTGGTCATTTTCCTCAAGAACTTTTCGGAAATATGTGGCATAATATAGGAAAAACGAACTAATTTTACATAGAAACGCATAATAAATGTCAATCAAATGATAAAGATAGCCACTGAAACTAGGTAACTGTACACTAGGGTTGTTAGGAAAGACATAAACTAGGCCTTGACAGGTGGACAGGATTTGGATGTAAAACATAAGAATTTCAAaagaagcctttttaaaaatacctgctTGGTTTTCTGCTTACACTCTAGGTAGCTtcagtagtcaaattcacagagcgaaagtagaatggtggttgccgggagtggaaggagagaggaaTGAGAAGTGGgtgtttaatgggcacagagtttcagtctgggacaatgaaaagttctggagatggatggcgGTGACAGCTGCAAAACGATGTAAATATACTTAATGTCACAGAGCTATAtacctaaaaatggttaaaatgataaatgttatgtatattttagcaCAATAAAAGAAAAGTGTTAGCTGGAATGGCAAGTTTACCTTAGTGATAAGGTCAGAGAGGTAGATTCTGCTTTCTAAGGCTATACAAAGTAAATCTCATTCTTTGGTCGAATGTCAGCCTCCGAATACTGCCACCTTAGCCTCTTCAGCTGATTTTTTTCCAGGTCACATGTCTCCAGTAATAATTTTACCTGGGCATTTTTCAGCACCTTGTGATCCTCTGAGCATTTCAggatgttttttccttttcctatcttttttttttttttttttttttggaggccatgggggtgggaggaggaaagacTACAACTCCTCTAGAGgctccttgagagcagggaccatttctttacttatttagTTTAACCTCCTTGGTGCCCAGCAAATAGTACAAATCAGGTTTAAAAACACCTGGGGATTGAATGAAAATACTGACCGTAAAAGCTATTAATAATGCAACCCACACGATCTCCATCACTGACAAATCCTGGCAAGGCTCACTGTGATACTTTTCCTTAAGCCTCTATAGTTATTGAGGTTTGTAAACCTAAGATCGCTTTCCCCAGGATTCTTGCACAGGGGACAGGGTGACAGAAGCAACACATATTCAAAGCAATCATTTGTTCTTAATCATCTTCTAACAGGGCCAATGAGAACGAAATGACAGGCGTCACTGCTTCAGGAGAGAAAGAACAGATTCCACGGTGATGGGAGCTTGAGTCTGCCCATCTCTGAGATTCAGGCGCCAACGGGAAGGGCTGGGGGGCCACGCGGTGGGGAGGCCCAAAGCCCAGGGCCATCTTTATCCAGGTCGGGAGTGTGGAAGTGGAAACGGTCCCTGAGCGACCTCAGAGGGCCGAGGGCGACGCGAAGGGAGGCCCTCAGATGATCCGGCCCGGTTCTGACAGGCCATCATCAGGGACAGACAGTTCCCCTCCCCGCCCAAGCCGGCGCAGCCCAAAAGGAGGCGCGGCCCATGCTCAGCGCACCTTTTGCCTCTCCTTCTTCTGGCTCTCGGACTCCGCCAAGGGTGCTTCCAGCTCCATAATGTCCCCCCAGAGGAGTTTCCCAGGCATTACTGGCCACCGCCGCCTCCctccgggcacagtggctacaACCCCCTAAGGGCAGCGACAGCGTGAAAGGAAGCGGGGGCAGGGCGGCCGCCCGGCCTTGGCCGTGCGTCACTTCCGGGACACGCACCGCACGGCGGGGAAAAATAATCCCGGATACTCTCGGTTTAAGTCCTTCCATTGCGCCGCAACTTCTCAACCAATGAGTGTGAAAGATCTCAACTGTCCCACCCTTGTTATGAAGTGATTGGTTACTAGAGTAAAACCCTGGCCAATCTCCACAAAGGAAGCATGCACTGATCAGCATAAATAGTTTagtttctcttcccctcccccactctgAACTGGTCTTCTCGGCCCAGCAGAGCCTTTTGGGGACTTCCCAGTGTTCACTGCTAGGGCTGGGAAGTCCTTCGACGTGGGTACTGTCCGGCGCGCGGTGGGCGGGTGCGTGGGCAGGCCCTCGCTGACGCCAGTGGGTACCGCCACGCGCCGCCTCGCTATTTGTCCCCGGAAGCTGAAGCCCTCCGCCCCGCCTATTGCGGGGAAGATGTTAACGACCAACGGCTTAGCGCGAGGCTGCGGGCCTGGCGACGGTGGAGAGGGGCCTCGCGCAGTTTGCGGTGGGCCAGGTGGGCCGGAGGTGTAGCCGGGAACGGACAGATGTCCGTCCCTGAAGTCTTAGGTTTTAATCGTGAAGTTGGTCCCTGGTTCATCGTGATCCTTTTCTCGCTGTCCGTTTGACATAAGAGGAAACCCGAGAAAGGAATGTATTTGTCTGAAGTCCCACAGTCTGTTAGTGGCACAGTCAGGACTAGAAAATTTAGCTCCTGAAGCCGAGATCAGTGCTTTCTCTGCCACATCAATCTGAAAACTTTTGAGTTTTGCAATGTTTTGGGGAAGATGCTCCCATGAAACAATGAACAGGAAAAACCTGAAGAAGCCTCACATTTTCTGCTAGCGAGAAAAGCCAAAATGTCTTCCACAGATTATCTATTTGCAGCGAATCAAAAAGGGTTTTAGTGATGGGGATTAACTCCGCGTGAATCACAACCTTACACAAAACTGAAACCTTTGACAATACAAAGGGTAACTTCCTTAGTGTGTTTGTATACTTTTGCTTACTATCACCGAGGCTAGCTAGTTGGCTTTTCACAGTCATTTCTTCATCTCTTCATGATCCTTGCGACCCAGCTACTCTACCCAGTGGAGACATAGGGCTACTCTCACAAACCACTTGATAACGTCTGGCACACCAGCCTTAAAACCTAAGCATCAAACTGTGTCCTAGCAAAATTAGAAATGGTTACATGTCGTGGAGTCTGGGAATTGGTCCCGAACAGCTGGAACCACAAATATTAAATCTGTGATTTTTTCAAGCCTTCTGCGTAACTACGGCTTGGCCTGAAGGCAAGGGCTATATGTTTGCATATAGTAACTTTGTGGATTCAATACTTACAAGCAGAAGGAGTGTTCAGCTATTGATGACGGAGAAACGTACCTCTCTTCCTAGGTTATGAGAATAGCTATGCATCTCTAGATCTGCGGTTTTCTACATCCTTTTGTCCTAATCCCTCAACCTATTGCCAATTCTACCACAGTAGGATCTTTATAGCCCTACAACAGGGTATAATGATGTGCATAAAAACACAGTgtaggccgggcaccgtggctcacgcctgtaatcctagcactttgggaggccgaggtgggtggattaactggggtcaggagttcgagaccagcctgaccaacatggagaaaccccgtctctactaaaaatacaaaattagctgggcgtggtggcgcatgcctgtaatcccagctactcaggaggctgaggcaggaaaatcgcttgaatctgggaggcggaggtttctgtgagccgggaagatgccactgtactccaccctgggcaacaagagtgaaactctgcctcaaagaaaaaaaaaaaaaaaaaaaacactgtaaataTGGCTAAGAATGTCGCATGTAAAATTGGGATAAAAGGAACAGATGTTACTGTCCTGTGGTTGAAGGTTAATAACAGATGAAGTAAAAGTTGAGCTCCTGAGCACGCTGGCATTCATTTGTATGTCAGAGGTCCTAGGAGCAGgcctgaaaaaagaaaggagtagaTTGTTCAAATCTCCCTATTCAAGTGATTAACAAGTATACAAGTGTTTCAGAATGACCTTCTGTGACTTGCAGCACTGCAAACTGCCTTTCTAAGCCCTAAATTCACTGAACCAAATCTCTGGCTGCTGTCTGTGTCAGGTGGAAAGGGCAAGTATAAACTGATGTGTCAGTAATTTGACCAAGGAGTGGCTTAGCTGAAAACAATATGTACCACATTACACATGTGTTCTCTGGGGATATCATTTTGCCTCAATCAACTAGAAAACGTGGGAATGGGATACAGGAATGGagaactttgttttcttcatatttgcTCCCTCTGTAAATCTCAAGAGATTGTGTCTGATGAgatttggggttgggggaggcatACTGTGCATGAATAATTAAAATGCACAACAATTCAAGATACAATCTTATTAGTGTTTGGacaaatggaggcaagatggcacacttccaggttcttcatcaccaacttttcgcTTAATAGCCGAATCCTAACCACTAGACCACCAGGGACTACCTTGAATTAGCCACAAGTTGAGTTCAGATACTcccagttttttaattttatttctctttagaaTTATTGCCCACGTCATTAACAAAGATGAAGAATAATAAGAAGATAAGTACATTAAATTTCCAAACATCAAAATGAAACTAAGGATAACTGAAATCGTGTTCACATAAATGATCTTCCGAAATTTGCTTGGTTTAATGTATCCCACAACATACATGGGAAATAATGATGCTATCTGtgtaaaaagaataaactgaGCAAATTGCCAAGGAAGCATAAAAGCCACATTGGAAAGACAGAGTGCAACGAAGGGCCTTCTATCATTGCTCAAGGTTTGGACGAACGGacgcaagatggcgcacttccgggttcttcatcaccaacttttcccgagcgcgcgaaaatgcagccggcgcccgggaaggtgcagaccaaccgggcatgcgccaggtgacgtcaatccgaagagaccaagatttacctggtcgcacctgcagaACGCCCCCCGACATGCCCGtgccccacctattgccctcccactcctagaaaagctgctCCTGGTGAGCCTCCcgcacggacttcccagccccccactcctttcgggactgcattaggaactccgtccgagagctccacagggcgactctcttggcctcctttgccggaggcggacctctccctacccaccttcttccctgaagctaggtgaccaaaaataaatttgcaggccgggcgcggtggctcacgcctgtaatcccagcactttgggaggccgagatgggcggatcacgaggtcaggagatcgagaccatcctggctaacacggtgaaaccccgtctctactaaaaaatacaaaaaactagccgggtgagatggcgggcgcctgcagtcccagctactcgggaggctgaggccggagaatggcgtaaacccgggaggcggagcttgcagtgagctgagatctggccactgcactccagcctgggcgacagagcaagactctgcctcaaaaaaaaaataaataaatataaataaataaataaatttgcagttttgctcctacccttgcctacccgctggttcttttgtgctcgctctggtagtcttagaaaaacaaatcaattagaacatctttattttccaaacatCTTACCAGAGTACTAATATACTTTCTTTTACAACACTTAAGAGTTGGGTGCTTCAATTGCTACTACTGTTACAAGGTCCTATAAAGATTTCCCTTGCCCTTTGCCTCAGCTTGTTTAAACTGACCattaagatataaaaagaaaagggccggcccggtggctcacgcctgtaatcccagcactttgggaggcgagggcaggcagatcacctgaggtcaggagttccaagactagcctgaccaacatggcgaaaccccgtctctactaaaaataggaaattagccaggcatggtggcacatgcctgtaatcccagctactctggaggctcgcttgaaccttggaggtggagattgcggctagccgagatcaagccattgcactccagcctgggcaacaagaaattccgtctcaaaaaaaacccaaaactatatatatatatatatatatatatatatataaaagatgacTATTTCCAAACTTGCCTCTCTCTAATCGTTTTAGAACTACAGGGCTAGATTAGTTTTACTCTGTAGTTAGAGAGTTGAATGTAAAAGTCATCAAATAACCATTTTGCATCTGCACGTCAATCTTATGTGACAAGAGGAATTGAATCTTTTACTTTATCCCAAGCAGCTTTGTCATGAACcatcatttttaaatgctgtgaCATGGAAATAGTTTAAGGGGCAGTTAAAAACTGATTTAAGAcacattgggccgggcgcggtggctcaagcctgtaatcccagcactttgggaggccgagacgggcggatcatgaggtcaggagatcgagaccatcctggcgaacacggtgaaaccccgtctctactaaaaaatacaaaaaaactagacgggcgaggtggcgggcgcctgtagtcccagctactcgggaggctgaggcaggagaatggcgtgaacccgggaggcggagcttgcagtgagcagagatccggccactgcactccagcctgggcgacagagcgagactccgtctcaaaaaaaaaaaaaaaaagacatattgggggccaggcgtggtggctcaagcctgtaatcccagcactttgggaagccgagacgggcggatcacgaggtcaggagatcgagaccatcctggctaacacggtgaaacccggtctctactaaaaatacaaaaaactagccgggcgaggtggcgggcgcctgtagtcccagctactcgggaggctgaggcaggagaatggcgtaaacccgggaggcggagcttgcagtgagctgagatccggccactgcactccagcccgggcgacagagcaagactccgtctcaaaaaaaaaaaaaaaaagacacattggGGTCACAAAATAAGTGTTGAGTATGGAAAAGCAGACAGAAAGTAAAGGCAAAGAGAACAGGAGGGAAGCAGGAGGGTATTTTTCCCATTGCCATGGGACCTCAACCAAGTCAGTTCTAAAATCTTATAGTAAAGTGAGGAGAGTAATGCTGGTAGCACAGGAAATTGGATCCGCTGATATAACAGCACCATGGAACTGAGGTACAGAGGTGCTTACATTAGCTTGAGGTTTTGAAAGCATTAGAAAAGAGACATCTTTGAGCACATTATCATATGTGTATTTATCCATGTATCTAGCTCCTAAATTCagacttttaaatgattttttaagtgcTTAACCTTTAGTCTCATTATTTCTGTAGTCAATTACTTTCTGGATGTTTTGAACCAACTAGTAGGACAGAGGGTTTCAGAGTCATATCGGTATTCCCAGAAGAGGGCACCATTATCCAAGTAATGTTTGGAAGCTGCTTGtgctaaagaggaaaaaatgttgCTAAGGTTTCAAAGGGGAGAAAGTCCTGTAACACACCAGCAAAGTAATCATGAATTTGTCTTTGATGCCCCCATTCTTGTTTCATGACATTCGTGTCTCTCTTCCCCATCCGTTAAGCAATAGCTTGTTTTCCCAACACCCAAAAAGCCTTACTAGCTGTAGATAGGTTCTCAAAATACC
The window above is part of the Rhinopithecus roxellana isolate Shanxi Qingling chromosome 11, ASM756505v1, whole genome shotgun sequence genome. Proteins encoded here:
- the LOC104673744 gene encoding ATP-dependent RNA helicase DDX50-like; amino-acid sequence: MPGKLLWGDIMELEAPLAESESQKKERQKTLTREQKEGAFSNFPVSEETIKLLKAFGHPVSLVSEAGSYWRCPSSLQWV